The genomic DNA AGAACGGATCAGACACAGGAAGAAAGGGAACGCCTTTAGGCGTTCGTAAAGGGCGTATATGTAACACCGCCCTGCGTATACATGTCATAGTACCTAGAAACTGTGATAAATAAAGGAAAAAACACGATTTTTACCCCGCAAAAAAACGGGGCATACGAAAGGAGCAATGCACTATAACTACACACAAAAATTTATCCGTTAAGATTGATTACATCAGCATTGTATTTGAAACTGCAACCGCTGAAGATGTAATCATGCACATTTTAGATTTACCGACTGACATTTTCAATGTTTATCCAGCAACGATAAAATTCAAGACTTATCAAGCACGCTGGCAGATTGGAGATATTTATGTATCGGGGGACGCAAGAAAGACAGAGGACAACCCACAGGGACTAGGCTGTTATCTTGTTATGACTGGCAGAGGTTGTGATGATATTTTCCGTATTCTCGACAGTAGGAATTATACCTTTGGGGATATGTTCCGACGCTGTGAGCGAAGATACGGACTGGATAATTTCCATTTCACAAGACTTGATATTGCCATTGATGATAAGAACGAAAAGCCATTCTTTACCATAGAGCAGATAAAGAAGAAATGCGAAAAAGAGGAATTTATCTCGAATAGTGAGGGCTACCACTTTGACGAAAGCAAGTTTGATGATTTCGACACCGCAAAGACTGTTTATATCGGTGCTGGTAAATCGGGATTGTCCTACCGCTTTTATGATAAAGATAAGGAAGTCTGTTCAAAACATAATAAGACACTTGATGAAGTCGGCAGTTGGAAACGGACAGAAATGCAACTGCGTGATGATAAGGCTCATGCTTTTGCCATGACATTCAAAGACAGACCGCTGGAACTTGGGGAACTGGCTTTCGGGCTATTGGCAAACAACTTACGCTTTGTCGTGCCAAACAGAAATGAAAGTAATAAGAGCAGATGGAAAACGTGTCGGTTTTGGGAACGCTTTTTAGGGGCTGTGGAAGTCTTGAAACTGCAAGTACCGAAACTACATAATTCTCTTGAAGAAACACAGCAATGGCTCACAGAGGGTGGTGTGATTTCCGCTGTCAAAAGTTTTTACTTCTTAGAAGAACATGACGCATTAGGTGGACTGGAAAAAGTGGGAACTATGCTTGATAAGGCAAGATACAGCAATTCCCTTTCCAGTAAACTAACCGCCCACTTACAGAGGATAGACCGCACCGACCTTATCCCCTATATCCAGTATGACACGAAACATGGGAAAGGGGGTATCTGATGAATAACAACGATATTCCTGTATGGGAAAAATACACCCTTACCATTGAAGAAGCGTCAAAGTATTTCCGTATCGGAGAAAACAAGTTAAGACGATTGGCAGAGGAAAACAAGGACGCTGGCTGGCTCATTATGAATGGCAACCGCATACAGATTAAACGCCGACAGTTTGAACAGGTTATTGACAAATTGGACGCTATCTAATGCAAATGAGCCTTGTATGTGTTATGATGAACACAAGTCATATCAAGGCTCTTTCCAACAAGGAAAGGAGCAGACACCATGAAAGAAAAAAGACGGGATAGTAAAGGACGTATCCTGCATACTGGAGAGAGCCAACGAACAGACGGAAAATACTTATATAAATATGTGGACGCATTTGGAAACACAAAATATGTGTATGCTTGGAGATTGACACCCACAGACCCGACACCAAAGGGAAAACGGGAAAAACCCTCACTTCGTGAACTGGAACAGCAGATAAGACGGGATATTGAGGACGGTATCGACAGCACAGGCAAGAAAATGACGCTTTGCCAACTCTACGCCAAACAGAACGCACAGAGGGCAAATGTGAAGAAAAGCACACAGAAACAACGGGAACAGCTCATGCGGTTATTGAAAGAGGACAAGTTAGGTGCTAGGAGCATTGATACGATAAAACCCTCTGACGCTAAGGAATGGGCGTTACGCATGAAAGACAAAGGCTTTTCCTATAACACCATTAACAACCATAAACGCTCGTTAAAAGCGTCATTCTATATCGCCATACAAGACGATTGTGTAAGGAAAAACCCTTTTGATTTCAAGTTAAGTGAAGTCATAGAAAATGATACCAAAGAGAAAGTCGCATTGACAGAGGAACAGGAACAAGCCCTACTCTCATTCATCAAGACGGACAATGTGTATCACAAGTATTATGATGATGTGCTGATACTGTTAAAGACAGGACTTCGTATCTCGGAACTGTGCGGACTAACAATCATGGACATTGATTTTATCCATGAAGTTGTGGTTATCAACCATCAGTTATTAAAGAGCAAGGAACAGGGCTATTATATTGAAACGCCTAAGACAAAAAGCGGAACAAGGCAAGTGCCATTAAGTAGAGAAACGATACAGGCATTTCAACGGGTTATAAAGAAACGCCCAAAGGCAGAACCATTTGTGATAGACGGACGAGGCAACTTTCTATTTGTCAATCATAAAGGCAAGCCCAAAGTTGCGATTGATTACAATATGCTTTTTGTCCGTATAGTAAAGAAATACAACAAGCACCATAAGGATAACCCTTTGCCACATATCACACCACATACGCTACGCCATACATTCTGCACAAGATTGGCAAGCAAGAACATGAACCCGAAAGATTTACAGTATATCATGGGACATTCAAACATCAGTATCACAATGAACTGGTATGCTCATGCGTCCATAGATACCGCAAAATCAGAGGTTCAGCGTCTAATTGCATAAGAAGTATTTACCACGATTTTAACCACGCTTGATAGCGAAAATATAAGAAGATAGACCTAGATATGTGAGGTTTACCACAAAAGCAAAATGCCCGTAGAGCCGATAAAATAAGGCTTTGCGGACATTTAAGAAGATATAAAAAGATAGTCAAAAAGACATATATAATTTATAAGTAATTAATAGTAAAAAAATTGTGTATAGAAGTTATATATATAATAAATTTGTCTTAAGCTTTTATTTTACTTTCTAATAAATAAAGGAGTTTAAAAAAGGGAAGATTAATTAAGTAATATTTTATAAAATTCTTCGATTTAAAAACTTTAAGTAGAGGTGAAATAAATGTTTAATCCCAAAAGAATAATATTCGAAAAAGGAACTTTAGACACTGATGTGGGTAAAAAAATATACAATAAATTTAGAGATAATAAAGATGTAGAGATAATTAATATATCATCAAATAGGATTAAAGAACATATTCCAGGTGAAAATCTATATGAACAATATAGAAGTGGGAAGCAGACTATGGTAGTTGGGATTAGAAAAAGTCTGAAGTTTCAAACATGTAAACCTTCTGCTAATTATCAACTACCACTTGTCAGTGGATGTATGGGAAGATGTGAGTATTGTTATTTGAACACACAATTAGGTGATAAACCATTTATAAGGGTATTTGTAAATGTAGATGAAATACTTGAACAGACAAAAAAATATATTGAAGATAGAAAGCCACAGGTAACCATATTTGAAGGGGCAGCTACATCAGACCCAGTTCCAGTAGAGCCATATACTAATTCTTTGAAGAAAACAATAGAGTTTTTTGGAAGAGAGGAAAAAGGAAGATTTAGATTTGTTACTAAATACAGTGATGTGGATAGCTTATTGGATGCTGAACATAATAATCATACAGAAATACGATTTAGTATCAATACTCCTAGAATTATAAATGAACATGAGCATTATACAGCCTCTGCAAATAAAAGAATAGAGTCAGCTGTAAAACTTGCTAGGGCTGGTTATCAGATTGGTTTCATAATAGCACCTGTGTTTTTATATGAAGGTTGGAAAGAAGAGTATAAAAATCTGATTATAAGTATAAAAGAAGCTTTACCAAAGGATTTTGATAAAAAAATTATATTTGAAGTTATATCTCATAGATATACAACTAAAGCAAAAAATAGAATACTAGAGATTTATCCAGATACACTATTGCCAATGGAAAATGAAGATAGAAAGTTTAAATACGGTCAATTTGGATATGGTAAGTACGTGTATGATAAAGAACAATTAGATGATATGAAAGAGTTCTTTCTTAAGGAAATAAATGGAGTATTTAAAAATAGTTTAATAAAATATATAATATAGCAAATCTTACCTAAAGATTTGCTATATTTTATTTTTATATATTTTATGTTTATAATAAAGCAATGAGATTTAGCACTATCATATAAGAAAATTAAAAAGGGCACTATCTATCAAGAACATTTTTTCTAGTTTTGATACTATAAAGGATAAGAGTAACAAAAATATCAGGAGGAGTTATAGTATGCATGCATGGGAGTCTATTCAAATTACATTGGATTTAATAGAAGCAAATTTATCAGAAGAAATATCAATTAATGAATTAGCAAATAAAGCAAATTTATCACCATTTTACTATCAAAGACTATTTAAAAGATTGGTAAATAAGACTGTAATGGAGTATATAAAGCTTCGTCGTC from Clostridioides difficile ATCC 9689 = DSM 1296 includes the following:
- a CDS encoding excisionase, which produces MNNNDIPVWEKYTLTIEEASKYFRIGENKLRRLAEENKDAGWLIMNGNRIQIKRRQFEQVIDKLDAI
- a CDS encoding site-specific integrase gives rise to the protein MKEKRRDSKGRILHTGESQRTDGKYLYKYVDAFGNTKYVYAWRLTPTDPTPKGKREKPSLRELEQQIRRDIEDGIDSTGKKMTLCQLYAKQNAQRANVKKSTQKQREQLMRLLKEDKLGARSIDTIKPSDAKEWALRMKDKGFSYNTINNHKRSLKASFYIAIQDDCVRKNPFDFKLSEVIENDTKEKVALTEEQEQALLSFIKTDNVYHKYYDDVLILLKTGLRISELCGLTIMDIDFIHEVVVINHQLLKSKEQGYYIETPKTKSGTRQVPLSRETIQAFQRVIKKRPKAEPFVIDGRGNFLFVNHKGKPKVAIDYNMLFVRIVKKYNKHHKDNPLPHITPHTLRHTFCTRLASKNMNPKDLQYIMGHSNISITMNWYAHASIDTAKSEVQRLIA
- the splB gene encoding spore photoproduct lyase — translated: MFNPKRIIFEKGTLDTDVGKKIYNKFRDNKDVEIINISSNRIKEHIPGENLYEQYRSGKQTMVVGIRKSLKFQTCKPSANYQLPLVSGCMGRCEYCYLNTQLGDKPFIRVFVNVDEILEQTKKYIEDRKPQVTIFEGAATSDPVPVEPYTNSLKKTIEFFGREEKGRFRFVTKYSDVDSLLDAEHNNHTEIRFSINTPRIINEHEHYTASANKRIESAVKLARAGYQIGFIIAPVFLYEGWKEEYKNLIISIKEALPKDFDKKIIFEVISHRYTTKAKNRILEIYPDTLLPMENEDRKFKYGQFGYGKYVYDKEQLDDMKEFFLKEINGVFKNSLIKYII